From the Malus domestica chromosome 17, GDT2T_hap1 genome, one window contains:
- the LOC114822616 gene encoding uncharacterized protein: MAAELNRVENPHDIQWWEYQAFFAAVRGGDWHETKKFLDEHAGATRQKDSLGTALHNAVLMGHEKIVEELVKLMTEEELEMQSSDGWTALAYAARDNLKMVKCMVTKNKKLLGIAIEGRQMTPILIAAMYDRWDIARYLYSHLDFPLQDLVALKGAYGSQLLVFCLFAKQFDFAWMLLQCIPMLAYTRGQGRYSPLSAIASVPFAFLSGTSLKFWQSLIYKCVHIKDVDSISGFYINVDSQENEQSNQGNSTGFGLLQGLPSRLSEFFGINRIRDLKLIHCRSRQILDFMCDEIKQLTDEEMRDGLVYEAVYSAVQNGIVEVVIHLCQARPELLFRGLENGKNIFHYAVECRQENVYSLIYGVGQRKCL; the protein is encoded by the exons ATGGCAGCAGAGCTCAACCGAGTAGAAAACCCAC ATGACATCCAGTGGTGGGAATATCAAGCTTTCTTCGCTGCTGTAAGGGGGGGTGATTGGCATGAAACGAAGAAGTTTCTTGACGAACACGCCGGTGCAACAAGACAAAAGGATTCATTGGGGACAGCTCTTCACAACGCAGTATTAATGGGGCACGAGAAAATTGTGGAAGAGCTGGTGAAGTTGATGACGGAGGAAGAATTGGAGATGCAATCTAGTGATGGTTGGACGGCTCTTGCTTATGCTGCTAGAGACAACCTCAAGATGGTTAAATGCATGGTTACGAAGAACAAGAAACTACTTGGTATTGCCATAGAGGGCCGCCAAATGACTCCGATTCTCATCGCTGCTATGTATGATCGATGGGATATAGCTCGGTACCTCTACTCCCACCTTGATTTCCCATTGCAAGATCTAGTGGCATTAAAAGGCGCTTACGGCTCTCAGCTTCTTGTCTTTTGTCTTTTTGCCAAACAATTTG ATTTTGCATGGATGCTACTTCAGTGTATCCCAATGTTGGCATATACTCGAGGCCAAGGAAGATACTCCCCTTTGTCTGCAATTGCTAGTGTGCCCTTTGCATTTTTGAGTGGAACGTCGCTCAAATTCTGGCAATCGTTGATCTATAAAT GTGTACACATAAAAGATGTTGATTCCATCAGtggtttttatataaatgttgATAGTCAGGAAAATGAACAAAGCAATCAAGGGAATTCCACAG GCTTCGGTTTATTACAAGGACTTCCATCGAGACTTTCAGAGTTTTTTG GAATCAACCGCATTCGTGATCTGAAATTGATCCATTGTCGGTCACGCCAAATTTTGGACTTCATGTGTGACGAGATAAAACAGTTgactgatgaagaaatgagggaTGGCCTTGTGTATGAAGCAGTATACAGTGCTGTCCAAAATGGGATTGTTGAGGTCGTTATTCATCTATGTCAAGCCAGACCAGAATTATTGTTCAGAGGCTTAGAGAACGGAAAGAACATATTTCATTATGCTGTTGAATGCCGTCAAGAAAATGTTTATAGCCTTATATACGGGGTTGGTCAAAGAAAATGTTTATAG